Within Runella slithyformis DSM 19594, the genomic segment GGCGACAGTATTGAAGAATTTGAAGAAGGTGATCTGACCTTTTTGGGCAGTAATCTGCCGCATGTCTGGAAAAATGATACGGCTTATTTCCTGCCTGATTCTCCGCTGCGGGCCAAAGCCAAAGTCATTCAATTCTTGCCGGATTGTTTTGGGCCTGATTTTCTGAAATTGAAAGAAATGGAAAGTATCCGCCGACTCTTTGAAAACGCCAAACGGGGGTTGAAGATTGCGGGAAAAACCAAAGAGAAGATCATTCCAATGATTGACCAACTCATCCAAAATAAAAGCGGAATACAGCGAATTGGATTGTTTCTGACTATTTTGGAAATCTTGGCAGAATCAGAAGAGCTGACTTTTCTGAGCAGTGAAGGCTTTCTGGATTCGTATCACCGTTTTGATACTGACACCATCAATCGCGTGTATGAGTTTACGCTTTCTCAGTTTAACCGCCGAATATTGATCGAGGAAGCTGCTGCACTCGCTCACATGTCCGTGGCTAATTTCTGCCGGTATTTTAAAAACCGTACCCAAAAAACATACGTCCAGTTTTTAACCGAAGTACGTATCGGATACGCCTGCCGAATGTTGATTGAAAACAAAAAAAGCATTCAGCAGATTGCCGGCGATTGCGGTTTCCATAATCTTTCTAACTTCAATCGAGCTTTTAAGCTCTTAAAAAATCAAAATCCTACCGCCTATCGGGCGGCTTTCGGGTAAAATGTTAGTAAACCGATAACGGCTAACTGTTACCCTATCCGTTTTTGGCTTTTTTTACCTTACCGCTTTCATTGAATCCCAATATTACCGCTATATAAGCTGTGGGATTGGTAGGGCTGCGTTTACCGGCTTGAATTTCAATATCGGCATTGATAAAACGATTCGCCAATTCTTCCTCCTGAATGATTTTATTCCGTTGACTTTTGGTAAAATCGTATGCCTGCATTCTTTCCTGAAAATATTTCCAGCGGTCATCCATCGACATTTTGCCCAATTCTTCCCTGATTTCCTGTAATTCCTCCAATGCCTTTGATTCCTGAGTCACGATCAAAAACGTAATATGCGTGACCTTACGACCCGTTTTATGAATTTTGTACGTAAAAGTCAAGTCAGTCTTAGCCGATATTTCTTCCTGGCTGGGATCAAGAACACGTCGTTTAAATTGGCCGAAATCATCGTATGTATCTTCGGTGGCTGATATCAACTCCCGCAATTCGTCGACAGCGATCTCTGACCATGAGCCTCCGTTAAAGTTTTTCCAGCGCGACAAAATTTCGTACAACCGCTGTGAGTACGTTTTATTGAGGGATAAGGCAATGGCCAACTCATATTCGGTATAGCCGCTTTTTATTTTTGCGATGTGGGGCAATACTTCGTACGACACACCGATTTCAAAGATGGCCTCTTTGGCGCTGTACTTTGCGGAAGAAAAAACGTTGTAAGCACTGAATTCCTGCTCTTCGTCATTTCTGAGCCATATCTGACAATTTCGCATCAGCGATTGGGTCATCGCCAAGATCTGCCGATAATTGTTGGTAATAAGTTTGGCCGGAATCTTGAAATATTTATTCTGCTTCATCTCAGCATCCGCCTCCGATATTTGGTTCATGACAATGTAAAAAACACGCTTTTCCAATAATGAAAAGTTTTGACGGGTCATGACCACTCCGTTTGGCTGTCGATTGTAATGCTTTAATTTCATCATAAAGTGCAGAAAGGTGCTATTTGGCGTTTTCAAATCTAAGACAAAAATTTTTTCTGTCAAAACAAAAACAATGTCAGAATTAAAGCTGTTTTGACATTTTTAAACTACATTTTGACAGATTAATTCATAATTGTCAGTATATCAAACAGTTACGAATGGATACTTCTTTCTCTTTTAAGGATATAAAGGCCTATTGTTGCTCTCCTCCCGCTTTTCTGTCATTTATTTATCCAAAATAGGGTACGCCCGGACAACTATCACATCCTTTAACCACTGTAAATCAAGTATTTACAAACACATATCTTTGTTTTTGGACTACATTTTGACAGAATTAACGATTACTTTTATTCGAACAATACTGCATGATTCATTTTTTTGTCCACTCTCCAATTACTCTTCTGATATAGCTCGATATTATCGTTTTTGAGCCCTAAATAAAGAGGGAAATTACTCAGTCCGGAAGTGACCTTTTTAGGAAAAAAAGTAATTCTGTCAATTAATTCTGTCTGACATATTAATTGACAGAGTTTGACTACATTTTGACAGAATTAGACTACATTTTGACAGAATTAAAAACTACATTTTGACAGAGTTCGACTACATTTTGACAGAGTTCGACTACATTTTGACAGAATTAGACTACATTTTGACAGAATTAGACTACATTTTGACAGAATTAGACCCTTTAACCCACTGTATCACAGTGCGTTACAAGCCCCTTAAATCATCAATATGTAAATCATCAATTATTCAATAAATATTTTAACCAATTTTTAAATCAAAATCAATGCATCGGCGAAGGGTTTTCTTTTAGGGAAAAAAAGGTCAAAACGCAGAAAATTCAATCAAAAAAAATCAAAAAACAAAAAGCAGTGACCTCAGAAAAAAAGGGGGAAGTACTGACAACTAAAAAATTAGTTATAAACCTCTCGTAAAAGCCCAAAAGCGTACTGTCATGCCCCCTTTTCTACTCCATTCTTCAGTTTTGCTTTTTTATATTCCTATCCGCTCAAGTTTTACTATTCAGCACAACTGAATGTCATCGTTTTTTAGCATTAGCCAAACATTTTTATTATTATTGTAAAAAAAAAATGACAATGCCTTTAGTCGCATGATAAATCAGAAAGAAGTGGAAAGTTTTTTGAAACACAATCCGGCCTTAACCGTTTCTGCGTTGGAAAAAGAAGCCGGAATTCCGAAGGGAACCATCGCCCAAGCTCTGGCCGGTTCGCGTACTTTGGGCGAAAAGCACTTGAAAGCACTTTTTCCTGTCCTAACCAAATACGGGTATTCCTCCAGCCTTTATGAAAAAGCGCGGGTCATCTCCGTCATCAACCACAAAGGAGGCGTCGGTAAAACCACCACCACTTCTTCCTTAGGGGAAGCATTAGCTCGGCGGGGTTTTAAAGTGTTGTTGATCGACTTAGACCCCCAAGGGAACCTCAGTCAAATTTTGGGCGTGGAAAACCCGGATGTACAGGTAGCCCATGCCTTGTTGAACCATGCTGTACGCTTACCGATCATCCCGATTTTCGAAAATCTTTACCTGTCTCCGTCTGACATCGAACTCGCCGATGCGGAAATTCAGCTCATCCTGAGTGTCGGCGGGGATTTACGGTTGAAAAATAAATTACAGCCCTTACTGACAGATTTTGAATACATCCTCATTGACTGCCCGCCTTCGCTGAATAAACTCACTATTTCGGCAATGAACGCCTCAAACAGCTGCTTAATTACACTGCTGCCCGAAATGTCGGCCGTCAAGGGCCTAAATTCGCTCTTACAGCGCGTTATGGAAGTAAAGATGAATCTTAATGCCGATTTGAAAGTGGATGGCATAGTATTCACGCTAGTGCGCAAAAACAGCGTGCACGACGGAATCAAAGAAAACGTAAAAGAAAATGTGCCGATTCGGGTTTTTAAAACGGAGATTAAACATTTGGTAGATTTTCAGAAATCACAGATTCTACAACGTCCCATTGCCAAGTTTTCGGACAACTCCGAAGCCGCTAAAAACTACCGCGATTTTTGCGATGAGTTTATTGACTACCTGCAAATCGTAAAATAACAATCTCCCATGGCTAAATTAGATTTTAAGAACGCCATTGGCGAAAAAACCAAACAGGCACTCAACAACAGTTATATCAGCTCGGAACAGATAAAACAGAACATCCGTGTCCTGGAAGAACTCCGCAGCTTTATCCCTTCTCCCACCGACGAAGAATGGAGTCAGTTAGAAAAAAACATCGTCACGAACGGGTGCAAAGACGCGCTCCTGCTTTGGGAAACGACACAGGCAGCTATTGAACCTGAAACCCTGACCCCCAATGCCCCCGTATTTGTGTTGGTCGACGGGCACAATCGTTATCAGATCTGTACCACCCGAAACATCAGCTTCAATGTGCAGGTGATGTCTTTTGCTTCGCTCAAAGAAGTAAAAGATTATATGATTGACTTACAGCTCGGACGTCGAAATTTAAGCCCTCAACAGGCTTCTTATTTCAGAGGGTTACGGTACAACCTGGAGAAGAGCGAAAAGGGTAAATATGACCGAAATAAGCATAAGTCCCAAAATGGGACTTATGAAGAAAATGACCCGGAAAACCATAAATCCCAAAATGGGACTTATGATAAAAACAGCCTTTCCACCTCCCGGAAATTGGCCAAAGAATACAAGGTTGGAAGAAATACGATTCTGCGGGATGCCGAGTTTGCTGCCGGACTTGATAAACTTGACACAAGGCTCAAAAATGCCGTTTTGAGCGGGGAAATGAAGATCGGCAAATCAGAAATTCAAAAATTAGCCAAGGTAGAAAGCACTGAACTCATTGCTTCTGAGGAATTGGAAGCAATATTAACCTCAAAAGAAAGCGATCCGAAAGTAGCCAAAAATGCAGACTCATCCATCGAATCAGCTAAAAAACAACTGGTAAAAGCATTTGAAAAAATAAAAACATCGTCTGAGGTTTCGGTCAAAGATGTAGATAAAATCATTGAATTGGCACAGAAACTTAAGAAGATGCTTTAGCCGGAACTAAAGCATCTTAAAGTCTTATTCGGAATAATAACCTGCAAACGTTTGCGGGAGATTTACCTTCATTGAAGCTTTCATTATAGAATTCCCCAATTGCACTGCATTCTATCAACCGGTAAGCCTTCATTCAATGAAAATTCGTAAACTTCATCCCCTTCTGAACCGCAATTATGTAAGCGGCTCTCTTTTTTTGGCTGCTACGCTCGTTTTAAGCGCTTACAGCGCTTCTTCTCACTCGGGTGATACAAATCCCTCAATCCGGCAAAAAAAGGGCACAGAAGAAGATATTTATGCTACAGACGCTAAAATTATTGCCAGAGGACAACAGGTGTTTGAAAGTAACTGTACTGCCTGCCATAATTTCTTACAAAAAGGGATTGGACCTGAGCTCTCTCACGTAACTTCGGATGTGCCTGCGGGATGGTTGAAAAAAATGATTCGGAATGCCCCCGAAATGATCAAAAGCGGTGATGCCAGGGCAGCGATGCTGTTTGACGAATATAAGCAGGCAATGCCCGCTTTTCCGTCACTGAATGAAACGGATCTGGACGCGGTCCTGGCCTTCATTCATTCCAAAAGAAAAATGGAATATGCAACAACTGCCAATGATGCATTAGGAACGCCTGTGCAAAATCCTATCCCTCAAAAAATCGCAATGTCAGGGTTACAGCTTACGTTGGATTATTTTGCTACCGCACCCGCCACTGCTCAGGCAAATCCATTGGCTCGAATTAATAAAACCCTTAAGCTGTCAGGGAAGAAAGACCGTCTGTTTATGTTGGATTTACGAGGGAAATTGTATGAAATGAATGGTAAAGAGCTGCGTGTGTTTATGGACATCGCCAAGGAGATTCCGTCGTTTATTCCGGCACCCGGGCTGGGAACCGGACTCGGAAGTTTTGCCTTTCATCCGGATTTTTATTCAAACGGACTCTTTTATACCACCCATACCGAAAAAGGGAAAGCCGCCACGCCCGATTTCGGCTACGCAGATTCCATCAAAGTCACTTTACAGTGGGTATTGAGAGAATGGAAAGTTGAAAATCCCGAAGCGCCTGCTTTCGCGGGCAAAGGCCGTGAGCTGTTCCGGGTAAATATGGTCTCGCCCATTCACGGAGTACAGGATATCACCTTCAATCCTCTGGCTAAAAAGGGGAGTTCTGAGTATGGATTGCTGTACATTGGAGTGGGCGATGGGGGGGCTACCGAAAATGGCTATTATTTTTTGTGTAATGATAAAGCCCACGTATGGAGCTCGATATTACGGATTGATCCGAGAGGAACAAACAGCAAAAACGGCCGTTACGGAATTCCGGCTGATAACCCGTTTGCGAAAGAAACCGGAGCAGTTGGCGAAGTGTACTGTCGCGGATTTCGTAATCCTAACCGAATTGTTTGGGCACCGGATGGTAAAATGCTCATTACCGACATTGGACAAACCCAGATTGAAGAACTGAATATCGGTAAGCCGGGAGCCGATTACGGCTGGCCGGAGCGGGAAGGCACTTTTGTGCTCAATCCAAGAGGAAAAATGAGTGTAATCTATCCATTGCCTCAAAAGGACGCTGCGCTTCGTTATACCTATCCTGTGGCCCAATATGACCACGACGAAGGCAAGGCCATTTCGGGTGGATTTGTCTACTCGGCTTCTGCCTTTCCGCAACTTCGCGGAAAATATGTATTTGCAGACGTTGTTAATGGGCGCCTCTTCTATGTTGAAAATAATCAATTAGCCCTTGGCCGACAAACAGAAATTCAGGAACTGGAGTTACAGTTTGAAGGAAAACAAACTACCCTGCAAACCCTCAGCGGAAGTGCAAAAGCCGATACAAGGCTGGGGGAAGGGCTTAACGGTGAATTATTCATTTTTACAAAATCAGACGGGAAGATTTACAGGGTCAGCAGTTGCTCGTCTGTTAAGTGACTTTTTCTTAGCCCCTGTTATCAAAAACTGTAGGCATAGCACTGATAAACCGGGAAGGTCCTCACCGTAAGAAAGAGGATTTTCCCGGTTTATCAGTGAATCTTATTTCTCGCTTTGCGTGAGAGATAACGATTGTCGTTGAATGAATCAAAACTACAATTTCCCTTTATCTCTCAGATAACCATAGATCCAGGTACCGGCAAGGGCACTTACTAAGGTAACAATAACCGCGGGGTATCCGCTGCCGATTTGTGCAAATAGAGGCCCCGGGCAAGCTCCGGTAATAGCCCATCCCAATCCAAAGATCAGGCCTCCATACACCTGCCCCCGGTGAAACGTTTTAGGGTGAAACCGAATTTCTTCTCCTGATATCGTCTTGATATTGAATTTCTTGATCAAAAAAACGGAAATCATTCCTACTACAACCGCGCTGCCGATAACGCCGTACATATGAAAACTCTGAAAGCGGAACATTTCCTGAATGCGAAACCAGGAGATGATTTCAGCTTTGACAAACACGATGCCGAATAAAATGCCAATCGCCAAATATTTGCCGTTTGCTACCCAACTTTCAGGTTTTTGCATCTCGTTGGAAGCTTCGCAGGAAAACGGCTGTTCGTCTTGGTCCAAGATGGAGGATTCAGCTTTTGATTGCATAATGCTTATTGGTAAAAATCGTTAGAACAGTTTAAAAATAAGGGGCATCAACAGGTGGGTAGTAACAAAGCCGCCAACCATAAAACAACAGGTGGCAATGAGTGAGGGAAGCTGAAGGTTGGACAGTCCCATGATGGAATGTCCGGAGGTACATCCTCCGGCATAGCGAGTGCCAAAACCCACCATAAAACCCCCTGCAATGAAGAAAATGAATCCCTTGAGTGAAAAAATAGCATCAATAGTGAACAAATCGCTTGGCATCAAACCCGTAAAATCCCTGATTCCCAAAGCTTGTAGATCTGTTATGGTACTTTCTGAAATTACCATAACATGAGGGTTTGCAAGAAAATTGGCGGCAATGATTCCGCCGAGAAATATACCTAAAACAAAAATCAGGTTCCATACTTCGTTCTTCCAATTGTACTTAAAAAAGGATAGATTGCCCGGAAAACAGGCCGCGCAAATGTGACGAAGTGACGAAGAGATACCGAAGGATTTATTGCCGATCAACAATAGTGTAGGGACAGTTAGGCCAATCATCGGTCCCGCTACGTACCAGGGCCAAGGCTTACGAATGAGGTCAATGAATTGTTCCATACGAGTTTAAATTAGTCTGAGTAAGAATAAACGGATGTGTTCCTTAAGTGCTTTACCAAAAGCACTTCCGTTATTTACGGTAAAACCGCAGTAAATTTAAAACGAATTCGCATGAAATAATTGAATTTGTAACAAAGCAACAGAATGAACGCAGGTAAAGTACAACATTTTAACATGCCTCTTAGGAAACAATATACAGGATTTGATTGGAGGCAGTCGTATTACGATCCTTTATCTGCGAGTTGTTTCTTTTTTTTTTCGTTGGTCTGAATTGAATCTTTCCCATTTTCTATTTCGACTTCTTTGACCGTAATGGCATAATCATTCGGATATATGGCCGAACCGAACTGTAAGGCATAGGCTTTGGTAAACTCAGCCCCAAAATATAGAATCAACGACGAATAGTAGATCCAGACCAATAAAACGGCCAATGAGCCGGCCGCACCGTAGGTACTGCCAACTTCAGTCTTGCTGATGTAAAATGAGATACCGAACTTACCGAGCATAAACAATAATGCCGTAAGCATCGAACCCGCCATTACGTCTTTCCATATTATTTTTGCATCCGGTAACACTTTAAAAATAACGCCGAAAAGGATGGTAATAACCGTAAACGTAACGACCTGATTAATAATATAAAACAATACAATGGTTACATCAGGAAAGGCAGCCTGTAAATGTTGGTTGAAACCATCCAAAACAGAGGTAACGGCCAGTGAAACCAATAATAAAAAACCAAGGCTGATGATGACTGAAAATGACAGAAAACGGTTTTGAATTATTTTTAACCACCCTTTTTTAGGCTTGGCTTTGATTCCCCAGATTCTGTTGATAGAGTCCTGAATTTCGGCAAAGATGCCGGTGGCTCCTAACAAAAGTGTCCCTACACCAATGACAGCAGCCACGGTACTTTTGCCACTGACAGCCGCTTTCTTGATGATATCCTGTAATTGCGCTGCCGTATCTTTGCCTAAAAATCCTTCCAGTTGGGCATAGATCTCCCCTTCAATTGCTTCGCGCCCTAAGAAAATACTGCACACGGAAATGATAACAACCAGCATAGGGCCTACCGAAAAAACGGTAAAATAAGCAAGTGATCCGCCGAGTTTGGTGACATTGTCATCCATAAAACCTGAAAAAGAGTTCTTCAAGACTTCCCATAAGTTTCTGAATGTGATTTTTCTGTTCATAACAGCCAATATTTTAATGCGTTAATTCTCAAATCACACAATGTGCATGATCAGCAATTCTGCCACTTTATCAACTGTTTGCATAATAATGGATTCCGGACTTCCGCCAAATTCTTCGCGGATACCCACAGATTTATCTTTCATCACCAGATGGATGAACATTGTTCCCACGGGTTTTTGCGGGGTTTCGCTGCCGCCCGGTGCGGTCAGGCCGGTGACGGCTACCTGAATATCTGATTTCATGAATTTTTTCAAACGCTCCGCTAATTCTTTGGTCACCTCGGCAGATTCGGGCGTATATTTCTCAATGAATGGTACGGG encodes:
- a CDS encoding ParA family protein, which translates into the protein MINQKEVESFLKHNPALTVSALEKEAGIPKGTIAQALAGSRTLGEKHLKALFPVLTKYGYSSSLYEKARVISVINHKGGVGKTTTTSSLGEALARRGFKVLLIDLDPQGNLSQILGVENPDVQVAHALLNHAVRLPIIPIFENLYLSPSDIELADAEIQLILSVGGDLRLKNKLQPLLTDFEYILIDCPPSLNKLTISAMNASNSCLITLLPEMSAVKGLNSLLQRVMEVKMNLNADLKVDGIVFTLVRKNSVHDGIKENVKENVPIRVFKTEIKHLVDFQKSQILQRPIAKFSDNSEAAKNYRDFCDEFIDYLQIVK
- a CDS encoding AraC family transcriptional regulator codes for the protein MQAILRKVNPSADYSFIARVDNLPFLYEKWHFHPEMELNYIVQSRGTRFVGDSIEEFEEGDLTFLGSNLPHVWKNDTAYFLPDSPLRAKAKVIQFLPDCFGPDFLKLKEMESIRRLFENAKRGLKIAGKTKEKIIPMIDQLIQNKSGIQRIGLFLTILEILAESEELTFLSSEGFLDSYHRFDTDTINRVYEFTLSQFNRRILIEEAAALAHMSVANFCRYFKNRTQKTYVQFLTEVRIGYACRMLIENKKSIQQIAGDCGFHNLSNFNRAFKLLKNQNPTAYRAAFG
- a CDS encoding PQQ-dependent sugar dehydrogenase encodes the protein MKIRKLHPLLNRNYVSGSLFLAATLVLSAYSASSHSGDTNPSIRQKKGTEEDIYATDAKIIARGQQVFESNCTACHNFLQKGIGPELSHVTSDVPAGWLKKMIRNAPEMIKSGDARAAMLFDEYKQAMPAFPSLNETDLDAVLAFIHSKRKMEYATTANDALGTPVQNPIPQKIAMSGLQLTLDYFATAPATAQANPLARINKTLKLSGKKDRLFMLDLRGKLYEMNGKELRVFMDIAKEIPSFIPAPGLGTGLGSFAFHPDFYSNGLFYTTHTEKGKAATPDFGYADSIKVTLQWVLREWKVENPEAPAFAGKGRELFRVNMVSPIHGVQDITFNPLAKKGSSEYGLLYIGVGDGGATENGYYFLCNDKAHVWSSILRIDPRGTNSKNGRYGIPADNPFAKETGAVGEVYCRGFRNPNRIVWAPDGKMLITDIGQTQIEELNIGKPGADYGWPEREGTFVLNPRGKMSVIYPLPQKDAALRYTYPVAQYDHDEGKAISGGFVYSASAFPQLRGKYVFADVVNGRLFYVENNQLALGRQTEIQELELQFEGKQTTLQTLSGSAKADTRLGEGLNGELFIFTKSDGKIYRVSSCSSVK
- a CDS encoding CinA family protein: MPSLLVIESSKLLKSHHLTIAFAESATAGRLSAEFALDENSGKILIGGLVCYDACVKEEILGIPVPFIEKYTPESAEVTKELAERLKKFMKSDIQVAVTGLTAPGGSETPQKPVGTMFIHLVMKDKSVGIREEFGGSPESIIMQTVDKVAELLIMHIV
- a CDS encoding YihY/virulence factor BrkB family protein, whose translation is MNRKITFRNLWEVLKNSFSGFMDDNVTKLGGSLAYFTVFSVGPMLVVIISVCSIFLGREAIEGEIYAQLEGFLGKDTAAQLQDIIKKAAVSGKSTVAAVIGVGTLLLGATGIFAEIQDSINRIWGIKAKPKKGWLKIIQNRFLSFSVIISLGFLLLVSLAVTSVLDGFNQHLQAAFPDVTIVLFYIINQVVTFTVITILFGVIFKVLPDAKIIWKDVMAGSMLTALLFMLGKFGISFYISKTEVGSTYGAAGSLAVLLVWIYYSSLILYFGAEFTKAYALQFGSAIYPNDYAITVKEVEIENGKDSIQTNEKKKKQLADKGS
- a CDS encoding YeeE/YedE family protein — protein: MQSKAESSILDQDEQPFSCEASNEMQKPESWVANGKYLAIGILFGIVFVKAEIISWFRIQEMFRFQSFHMYGVIGSAVVVGMISVFLIKKFNIKTISGEEIRFHPKTFHRGQVYGGLIFGLGWAITGACPGPLFAQIGSGYPAVIVTLVSALAGTWIYGYLRDKGKL
- a CDS encoding replication initiation protein, whose protein sequence is MKTPNSTFLHFMMKLKHYNRQPNGVVMTRQNFSLLEKRVFYIVMNQISEADAEMKQNKYFKIPAKLITNNYRQILAMTQSLMRNCQIWLRNDEEQEFSAYNVFSSAKYSAKEAIFEIGVSYEVLPHIAKIKSGYTEYELAIALSLNKTYSQRLYEILSRWKNFNGGSWSEIAVDELRELISATEDTYDDFGQFKRRVLDPSQEEISAKTDLTFTYKIHKTGRKVTHITFLIVTQESKALEELQEIREELGKMSMDDRWKYFQERMQAYDFTKSQRNKIIQEEELANRFINADIEIQAGKRSPTNPTAYIAVILGFNESGKVKKAKNG
- a CDS encoding YeeE/YedE family protein codes for the protein MEQFIDLIRKPWPWYVAGPMIGLTVPTLLLIGNKSFGISSSLRHICAACFPGNLSFFKYNWKNEVWNLIFVLGIFLGGIIAANFLANPHVMVISESTITDLQALGIRDFTGLMPSDLFTIDAIFSLKGFIFFIAGGFMVGFGTRYAGGCTSGHSIMGLSNLQLPSLIATCCFMVGGFVTTHLLMPLIFKLF